ACAGATGAACACAATATCCACTTTATCCTTCGTGGACCCTTGGGGCTATAAAGGGTTATCACTGCGACTTATCAGCTCTTTTTTGGGTGGTTGGGGTTGTGATTGCATCTTCTTCTTTAATTACAACCGAATCAATATGGGGATCAACAATCAGGCCGTTAAAGAACACATGGATGCGCTTTTTGGCGAAGAACGGGCAGATGAACTCCGTGCTCAGTTGTTAGATATGAATCCCCATGAACGCGAATTGACTATTGTAGAAGCGATTAGTCAAGCACTCAAAGAAGAAGGTGGAGAGTATGTTTTGCCATTCTGCTTCAAAACTCAGGATGGTCGTCGTTCCAGCCATCACCTGATTTTTGTTTCTAAGCATATCAGAGGCTACCAAATCATGAAGGAGATCATGGCAGGGGAAAGTTCGACCACTGCACAAGGTGTGCCGTCATTTGAGTTTGACATACTCCCAAACCTAAAGGATTGGGATTCTCCCCCGTTCCTTTAAGAATTAGAATTGCGCTATCAACAAGGA
This genomic interval from Candidatus Poribacteria bacterium contains the following:
- a CDS encoding three-Cys-motif partner protein TcmP; the encoded protein is MNDSSFFDESTEQSQVKSRIVEKYFWAWAKVITSWTRRQDNKIGYIDLFAGPGRYEDGSKSTPILVLERAIGEENIRDKLVSVFNDLNQDYTESLQSAIDSILDIGNLRHEPIVINEEVGEKIVEIFEQMNTISTLSFVDPWGYKGLSLRLISSFLGGWGCDCIFFFNYNRINMGINNQAVKEHMDALFGEERADELRAQLLDMNPHERELTIVEAISQALKEEGGEYVLPFCFKTQDGRRSSHHLIFVSKHIRGYQIMKEIMAGESSTTAQGVPSFEFDILPNLKDWDSPPFL